The following proteins are co-located in the Calliphora vicina chromosome 2, idCalVici1.1, whole genome shotgun sequence genome:
- the LOC135951151 gene encoding uncharacterized protein LOC135951151: MMKLCSSCRSSKLLNIVIDQRLRIDTCRYLIEILSRRITGE, from the coding sequence ATGATGAAACTGTGCTCATCTTGCAGAAGCTCTAAACTGCTAAATATTGTAATTGATCAACGTCTTAGAATTGACACCTGTCGATATCTAATCGAGATTCTATCGCGACGCATAACGGGTGAATAA